In Bacillus sp. S3, the sequence GCGTTTTCATGATATTATCCAAACGTTTTCCGATTGGGTAAAAAAATACCTTCTCTTAAAAGATGGGAGTTATACCATTTAAAAACATAGGAGCGATTAAATAGAAAATTTCGATTAATACTACTATATATTCCATCAGAATATTCTGTCAACACTTATTAATAAATTTAGATTTCTCCATTGTTCTTTGGAATCTTCTTTTAGTTGGTGACGGATATGGATTCCGTTATACTAGAGGTAATAATAATAGAATAGTCAAAAAATTAATTCGAGGGGGATTATAGTGAACATACAGATTGGAATAGTAGGAACGGGGAATTTTGGGTATCACCATGGAGCGATATTATCACAAATGGACGGTGTTCAAATTCGCTCTATTTGTGGTACCAGCATAGATAAAGCTGAAAAACTCGCCGCCAAATTTGATGGGGCAAAAGGGTATAGTCATATAGAGGATATGCTCGATGCTAACGAATTGGATGCTGTATATATCTGTGTTCCCCCTGGAGCACATGGAGAGATAGAACGGGAGTTAGTCCACCGCTCTATTCCCTTTTTTGTAGAGAAGCCGCTGGGTGTTGACCTGGAAACCCCTCGTAACTTACTAACAGCCATTCAGCAGAAATCATTGATTACCTCGGTTGGATATCACTTTCGCTATACAGAATCGGTCCAGTTGGTAAAGAAGATGATGAGTGCCTGCACATCTGGGATTACTCTGGGGCAATGGATGGGCACTATGCCTGGAGTTGACTGGTGGAAAAACCAACGAATATCGGGGGGACAGTTTATCGAACAAACCACCCATATAGTTGATTTACTCCGTTATGTATGTGGAGAAATTGATGAGGTGTATGCTATGTTTGGCACGAGTGCGACCGCTGAAAAGGATCCATCTATAACAGTAGCTGATGTGGGTACAGTAAATATGGAGCTAAAAAACGGAACAGTGGCGAACATTGCGAATACTTGCCTTCTTCCCCCTCCCATGTCAAGAACAGGAATGACTTTTTATACCGATCAGGGGACGATCGACTGGTCGCCATCCCGGTTAGACGTGAACTTCGAGGGGACACAATCCAAGTTTTCCGATTCTATGAATCCCTATCAAACAGAAAGTGAAGCATTCCTACACGCTGTTAGGACGGGGGATTCTTCCCGAATATTATCAGATTATCATGACGCCTATCAGACCCACCGCGTTACCTGTGCGGCATTGGAATCAGCCACCAAAGGCATTCCGATTATATTACGTGATGATAATGAAGGGTAAAACCAAAAAGCTCAAGCGCCTTGGCTCTAGCCGGATTCAGACAACTAATCCCAAGTTATCAACAGGGTAAATTTTTTTGAAATTCGTTCCTCTTTGCTTCCAATCTGGACGGATAAAAATGTCGCATGGGAACGCGTCTCCATTTTGTTCTAAAATAGCTTTATCTGCCAACAGTAGGGCAGCATGTCCACAATGTCCATTTTTAAAGGAGTGAACACAATGAAAACCGTTTATGACTTTCACGTAAATATGCCGAATGGTGAGAGGAAATCACTACAAGAATTCGAGGGCAAGCCGCTCCTCATTGTAAATACAGCCAGCAAATGTGGGTTTACGCCGCAATTTGCTGGACTGCAAAAACTATATGATACATATAAAGACCATGGGCTGGAGATATTGGGTTTTCCATGTTCTCAGTTCAACAATCAGGAATTTGCCCAAATTGAAAAAACAACGGAGTTCTGCCAGGTAAACTACGGAGTAACCTTTCCCATCTTCGCAAAAGTGGAGGTAAACGGCCCAAATGCCGATCCGTTATTCAAGTTTTTAAAAGAAGAAAAGAGAGGTCTTCTATCTCCTATGATCAAGTGGAATTTCACAAAATTCCTC encodes:
- a CDS encoding glutathione peroxidase, with the translated sequence MKTVYDFHVNMPNGERKSLQEFEGKPLLIVNTASKCGFTPQFAGLQKLYDTYKDHGLEILGFPCSQFNNQEFAQIEKTTEFCQVNYGVTFPIFAKVEVNGPNADPLFKFLKEEKRGLLSPMIKWNFTKFLVDRNGQVIKRYAPTIEPRRIEADLAKLLS
- a CDS encoding Gfo/Idh/MocA family protein, producing the protein MNIQIGIVGTGNFGYHHGAILSQMDGVQIRSICGTSIDKAEKLAAKFDGAKGYSHIEDMLDANELDAVYICVPPGAHGEIERELVHRSIPFFVEKPLGVDLETPRNLLTAIQQKSLITSVGYHFRYTESVQLVKKMMSACTSGITLGQWMGTMPGVDWWKNQRISGGQFIEQTTHIVDLLRYVCGEIDEVYAMFGTSATAEKDPSITVADVGTVNMELKNGTVANIANTCLLPPPMSRTGMTFYTDQGTIDWSPSRLDVNFEGTQSKFSDSMNPYQTESEAFLHAVRTGDSSRILSDYHDAYQTHRVTCAALESATKGIPIILRDDNEG